The genomic region GGTTTCCTTGCATATTTCATCGCATACTTCATGATGCCGCAGGAACCGAAGCAACAGGAGAAATAACCCTGAAACAGGGTACGCGAACCTTTTGGGTAACCTTGGTTGCTGTTGTGGCAACGCTTTTGGTTGTCGGCTGGATGCCGCTCAGTTGGAAAATCGTCGCGAACTCCTTCCTGCTTTTTGGTACAATTCTCTTGTTTCTTGCCTTTCATCGCAAGGAACGGCTCGCAGTCTTTCCCGCAACGCTCTTCATGGGAACGGCACTCATCCAACTATACTTTGGCGGACATTCGATTGTATGGTTTGGTGATGTGATTCTCGCTTACATCCTACTCGCCGGATTTGCGATAATTCTTTATTACTTTGTTGAACCAGTAACTACCAAGCATCTTTGGATTGGAATGCTGCTTTCGCTGTTTGCGGGAGTGGCATGGAGTCTGAAACGATTTGTTTGGCCGTGGAAACTGTTATCGCACGCATCGTGGGGTATCCCACTGTTATTTGTTATTCTCGGTTTAGCGTATTGCTGGTGGAACCGTCGGAAACCGGAACTCTGGCAGGAATTTCGAGTGCATCGCAATGAAGAAAGTACTACTTGCCATCCTTGATGGCTATGGTCTGAGGAGTGATTCTGATCGGAATGCGGTTGCAGCAGCCAATGCGCCTGTCCTGAAAGGACTCTTCGAGAAGTATCCCCATACCCGATTAGCTTGTTGTGGTCGTGACGTCGGTTTACCTGACGGACAGATGGGTAACTCGGAAGTCGGACATCTGAACATCGGCGCTGGTAGAGTCGTGTATCAGGAAATCACCCGAATCGATGCCGCAATCGAATCCGGTGAACTTGACCGCTCGGAACCGTTTCAGAATTTGTTAAAATCCGCTGCCCGCAAAGGTGTCGCTCTTCATCTCATGGGATTGATCTCAGATGGCGGAGTACACTCCTCTAACCGCCATGTAGGCGCTTTGTTGGAGCGTTTCGCAAACGCTGGGTTACGCAATGTGTTTATTCACGCCTTTACCGATGGTCGAGATACCCCTCCGCGTTCTGGATTGCAATTCGTCGAGCAGGTCGATCAACACGCCCGTGCCTTGGGTCTTCCCGGGGTAGTATCGGTGATCGGCCGCTACTATGCGATGGATCGCGATAAGCGCTGGGATCGCGTACAGTTGGCTTATGATTGTCTGGTGAAGGATGTCGGTAACGTATATCGATCCGTAAATGAAGCGATTAGCGATTCCTATCAGAATGATGTTACCGATGAATTCATTAAACCGGCGTTAATCCAACCTAACGGTGTTTCACAAGGTAGAATCAAACCACACGACACGATTCTCTTCCTGAATTTTCGTGCCGACCGCGCCCGTGAACTTTCCCATGCTTTGGCAATTCCAGGCTTTGATCGGTTTGCTGTGAAAGAACTCGCCCTCGAGTACTTTACGCTGACACAGTATGATGCTGCGTTTCCTTTTCCGGTATTATTCAAACCACAAACGATGGAAAAATTGCTGGGTGGTGTCATTGCTGAGGCAGGACTAAAACAACTGCGCTGTGCCGAAACCGAGAAGTATGCTCATGTAACTTACTTCTTTAACGGTGGAGTAGAAACACCATTCACGTTGGAAGACCGGATAATGATTCCTTCACCACATGTCGCTACCTACGACTTGCAACCGGAAATGTCATCGGTCGAAGTTGCCAACACCGTTGTTACTGATGTTACTAAAGAGAAACACGATTTAATCATCGTGAACTTCGCGAATTGCGATATGGTTGGTCACACCGGTTCGCTGGAAGCGGCTACCAAAGCCGTCGAAGCGGTCGATGTCGGAATTGGGCGTATCCTCACTGCGTGTAGGCAACACGGCTACACCGCATTTGTTACCGCGGATCATGGAAATGCCGAACAGATGTGGGACTACGAATCCAATTGCCCTCACACTCAGCACACGTTAAACGATGTCCCCTTTATCGCTGTCGATGACAATACTACGATTCAGTTCCGGGAGCGCGGCAGACTGGCAGATATTGCCCCCACCATCTTAGCTTGGATGGAGCAACCTCAACCCACTGAAATGACCGGCAAATCCCTCATCCTCCCGTAATGACAACACTACAATTGGGGCGTATGGCATACGCCCCATTATTTTCATATCACTTATCTCGACCTAATCCTCCAGCGCATCCTATCCTATCATGAAAACTCGAAAACCTAATCCGCCAATCTATCAAACGCTCCTCAAACATTACGGAGCGCAACACTGGTGGCCCGGGAAATCGAAATTCGAAATCGTCGTCGGTTGCATCTTAACCCAGAACACAAATTGGCGGAATGTTGAACGCTCGATTGCTAATCTTCTTATGCAGGGTATCGACACTGAAGAAAAGTACCTCGAGTTATCCGAAGCAGCGATCAAAGAGCTGATTCGTCCCTCCGGTTATCAAACGGCAAAAGGGCAAACTTTACAACGCCTATGCAATTGGTTGCTTTCACACAGTTCATTCGACGGAGTGCAGAGTATTCCAACTCAACAACTACGAAACGAGTTGCTCAGTATCAAAGGTATTGGTCCGGAAACGGCTGACGCGATTCTTTTGTATGCAATGGAACGCCCGGTCACCGTCTCCGATGCCTACACCAAACGCATCGCTGTTCGGTTAGGTGCCTTGCCTACTCTGGCAACTTATGATGATTGTGTGACTTGGTTGACAACGCTTGCACCGCTCACCGTTCCCGAACAAAATGAACTCCACGCTTTAATCGTCGCTCACGGAAAACTCACTTGTCATAAACGAAATCCTGCCTGTGACAAATGTCCACTTCAAAACCACTGTGCTCGCATTGGCGGGTAAAGTTCGCTACTTTTATATGAGTCATAAGCGTTATCGTTTTACGTAACATAGTAGGAAAAACAATGCCAACTGACATGCCATTCCAACACTCGAGTGATTTTCGAGTACGCCGGTTTCTGAACTGGTTTCCCCTCGGATTGACGTATGCTTTCCTTTACATGGCGAGGTATAATCTCACCGTTGCTAAGAACGCACTGGGCGATCTAATGACCAAGGAGGATTTCGGGGTCATTTTCGCAGTAGGCACATTTACATACGCATTTGCATTTCTGATCAACGGTCCGTTAACCGACAAGTTGGGCGGTCGTCGTACGATATTAATCGCTGCCATCGGTGTTGCCGCTATGAATATCCTGATGGGGCTTTTCACACAAGCATTCTTGGGGTCGCCGGGTGGTGTGCTGTTCGAAAATCGAACGGTTCTCTTTTCACTACTCTACGCAGTAAATATGTACTTCCAATCATTCGGGGCGGTTTCGATTGTTAAAGTCAACGCTTCATGGTTCCACGTCCGGGAACGTGGTGTCTTCGGCGGTATCTTCGGTATCCTGATTTCACTCGGTCTCTACTTTGCTTTCGATTGGGGCACCGGAATTGTCAATGCTACCATTGCCAATCCGCAGAATTTGAATTTCATTCAAGCTGGGATCCGGGCAATCTTCGGTATCGATGGAGCAGCAGGTGATGAGACATGGTGGGTCTTTTGGATTCCAGCGGCAATTCTACTTGTGTTTTTTGTAATCGATTATTTCATGGTTTGGGATCGTCCCTCTCAGACTGGTCATAAGGATTTCAATACCGGTGATGCCAGCAGTGGCGATACCAGCGATGAGTTTCACCTTGGGGAAATTCTTAGAAAAATCCTCACTAACAAGATTATTCTCACCATCGCCTTCATCGAATTCTGTTCCGGTGTCATGCGTAACGGTGTGATGCACTGGTTCCCGATTTATGTGAAGGAGTTGCTAAAAAACAATGCAATCACTGCTGCACCATTTGTTAGCGAAAATTGGGGATTAATCCTGATGTTTGCCGGGGTGTTGGGTGGAATGACAGCCGGATGGGTTTCCGACCACATCTTCGGGAGTCGCCGCGGACCGGTTGCTGCCTTACTGTATGGTTTGTTGACTGTTGGGGCAATCGTCATGTCATTCACCTATACCAATGTTGAAGTGCTCGGTTGGGTTGTTGCCTTTATGAGTCTCTTTGTTATAGGTGTACATGGTATGCTTTCGGGTACATCCACGATGGATTTTGGCGGTCGCAAAGCTGCTGGTACTGCGGTTGGTTTGATCGATGGATTTGTCTACCTCGGTACAGGTGTCCAATCCTTGGCATTAGGGTTCTTGACAACCAGTAATTGGGGCTATTGGGCACCGTTCCTGATTCCTTTTGGTATCTTGGGTACGTACTTGGCAACCCGTATCTGGTTTGCCTTCCCCGATTCCAAACGTGGTGGCGGACATTAGGTAACCCTAGTTTTCGACACGGATTAAAAGCGTATTGAATTTGTCAGGAGATTGTGTTTCGGGTAGGGGCGGACTTCCATGTCCGCCCGCTTTTGTTTGGGTGGTTACGGGCTTCCAAGCCCGTTGCATAGCTGCCGTACGTTGGACATTCGTGTCCAACGGGCGAGAAGTATACATGAGTTTCCAATGAATTGGGTAGGGGCGGACAGCCATGTCCGCCCGATTTTTGTTTTAGGTAACGACGGGTCTCCCGACCTGTATTGTAAATGTGTTCATCCATTAAATTTATCTGAACACCGGAATCGAGTTATGCAGAAATCACGCCCAATTCTTTACCAACTTTCGCAAATTTATCGACTGTGAAGCGAATCTGTTCTTCGGAATGCGCCGCTGAGATTTGCACTCGGATTCGATCAGTCCCTTTTGGTACAACCGGGTAGGAGAATGCGATAACGTAAACTCCTTCTTCCAAAAGCCGTGCCGATAACTTTTGCGCAAGAATCGAATCACCGATCATCACCGGACAAATCGGGGTCTCGCCGCGGACATTGAATCCATTCGCAATCATACTCTCACGGAACAATCTCGTATTCTTTGTCAATCGTTCTCGGGATTCGTTGCTCTCATCGACCAGATGGAATGCTTCGATTCCGGCAGCAGCGACTACTGGCGCCAGCGTATTCGAGAATAAATACGGTCGCGACTTCTGCCGCAGCCATTCGATGATCTCTTTTCTACCGGTGGTAAAGCCACCAGTTGCGCCGCCCATCGCTTTCCCCAAGGTGGAGGTTATAATGTCAACACGACCCAACACACCGGTTGCTTCGCAAGAGCCGCGACCATTCTCACCAAGAAAACCGGTGCCGTGACAGTCGTCGACCATGACCAGCGCTTGATACTTTTCGCAAAGTCGGCAAATGTCCTGCAACGGGGCAAGATCGCCATCCATCGAAAAGACACCATCAGTGACAACAATCCGGAAACGAAACTCCTGCGCCTGCCGCAGTATCTCTTCCAAATCGGTCATGTCTTTATGACGGTACCGAAAACGCTCCGCTTTACATAATCGGATGCCATCGATGATCGAAGCGTGATTCAATTCATCGGATATCAGGGCGTCTTCGGCGTGTAACAACGGTTCAAAAACGCCGCCATTGGCGTCGAAACATGCAGCATAAAGAATCGTGTCTTCGGTGCCGAAAAACGTTGCTATCGTTTCTTCAAGTTGTTTGTGGAGGTCCTGCGTACCACAAATAAAACGGACACTTGCCAACCCTAATCCTCGTTCATCGAGGGCTTTCTTGGCGGCTGCAATTAAGCGGGGATGGTTTGCTAATCCGAGATAATTGTTGGCACAGAAATTTATTACATCACCTTGACTGGTGCGGATCTTTGCGCTTTGCGGCGAGAGCAGGATTCGTTCGGTCTTGTACAACCCGTCGGATTTCGTCTGCTCGATTTCGCTGACT from bacterium harbors:
- the gpmI gene encoding 2,3-bisphosphoglycerate-independent phosphoglycerate mutase translates to MKKVLLAILDGYGLRSDSDRNAVAAANAPVLKGLFEKYPHTRLACCGRDVGLPDGQMGNSEVGHLNIGAGRVVYQEITRIDAAIESGELDRSEPFQNLLKSAARKGVALHLMGLISDGGVHSSNRHVGALLERFANAGLRNVFIHAFTDGRDTPPRSGLQFVEQVDQHARALGLPGVVSVIGRYYAMDRDKRWDRVQLAYDCLVKDVGNVYRSVNEAISDSYQNDVTDEFIKPALIQPNGVSQGRIKPHDTILFLNFRADRARELSHALAIPGFDRFAVKELALEYFTLTQYDAAFPFPVLFKPQTMEKLLGGVIAEAGLKQLRCAETEKYAHVTYFFNGGVETPFTLEDRIMIPSPHVATYDLQPEMSSVEVANTVVTDVTKEKHDLIIVNFANCDMVGHTGSLEAATKAVEAVDVGIGRILTACRQHGYTAFVTADHGNAEQMWDYESNCPHTQHTLNDVPFIAVDDNTTIQFRERGRLADIAPTILAWMEQPQPTEMTGKSLILP
- a CDS encoding endonuclease, translated to MKTRKPNPPIYQTLLKHYGAQHWWPGKSKFEIVVGCILTQNTNWRNVERSIANLLMQGIDTEEKYLELSEAAIKELIRPSGYQTAKGQTLQRLCNWLLSHSSFDGVQSIPTQQLRNELLSIKGIGPETADAILLYAMERPVTVSDAYTKRIAVRLGALPTLATYDDCVTWLTTLAPLTVPEQNELHALIVAHGKLTCHKRNPACDKCPLQNHCARIGG
- a CDS encoding MFS transporter, with product MPTDMPFQHSSDFRVRRFLNWFPLGLTYAFLYMARYNLTVAKNALGDLMTKEDFGVIFAVGTFTYAFAFLINGPLTDKLGGRRTILIAAIGVAAMNILMGLFTQAFLGSPGGVLFENRTVLFSLLYAVNMYFQSFGAVSIVKVNASWFHVRERGVFGGIFGILISLGLYFAFDWGTGIVNATIANPQNLNFIQAGIRAIFGIDGAAGDETWWVFWIPAAILLVFFVIDYFMVWDRPSQTGHKDFNTGDASSGDTSDEFHLGEILRKILTNKIILTIAFIEFCSGVMRNGVMHWFPIYVKELLKNNAITAAPFVSENWGLILMFAGVLGGMTAGWVSDHIFGSRRGPVAALLYGLLTVGAIVMSFTYTNVEVLGWVVAFMSLFVIGVHGMLSGTSTMDFGGRKAAGTAVGLIDGFVYLGTGVQSLALGFLTTSNWGYWAPFLIPFGILGTYLATRIWFAFPDSKRGGGH
- the kbl gene encoding glycine C-acetyltransferase; amino-acid sequence: MFTEEMREHLVSEIEQTKSDGLYKTERILLSPQSAKIRTSQGDVINFCANNYLGLANHPRLIAAAKKALDERGLGLASVRFICGTQDLHKQLEETIATFFGTEDTILYAACFDANGGVFEPLLHAEDALISDELNHASIIDGIRLCKAERFRYRHKDMTDLEEILRQAQEFRFRIVVTDGVFSMDGDLAPLQDICRLCEKYQALVMVDDCHGTGFLGENGRGSCEATGVLGRVDIITSTLGKAMGGATGGFTTGRKEIIEWLRQKSRPYLFSNTLAPVVAAAGIEAFHLVDESNESRERLTKNTRLFRESMIANGFNVRGETPICPVMIGDSILAQKLSARLLEEGVYVIAFSYPVVPKGTDRIRVQISAAHSEEQIRFTVDKFAKVGKELGVISA